The Lujinxingia litoralis genome has a window encoding:
- a CDS encoding tRNA1(Val) (adenine(37)-N6)-methyltransferase encodes MSSEASSSDQELSRDAIFGGALHLWQATSGYRFGLDALLLATDLPELAPGATVVELGAAQGPVSLTVAWQRPDVRVVAVERQPDLARLLRRNVAENGLENVVVIEGDLRQRKALFTPQSAALVLANPPYYPQGSRRPSENAQKAQAHHELHGTLGDFVRAAAYLLQPRGWLQLIAPPVRHLDVVAAAGETDLRLAQMRHYHDRADRPAYLSEYRFRRPSAPDLKIRPPLMIRDAEGHYSPEVRRRLGMDPA; translated from the coding sequence ATGAGTAGCGAAGCATCAAGCAGTGACCAGGAGTTAAGCCGCGACGCGATCTTTGGCGGCGCGCTCCACCTGTGGCAGGCCACCTCGGGGTATCGCTTCGGGCTCGACGCGCTCCTGCTGGCCACCGATCTTCCCGAGCTGGCGCCGGGCGCCACGGTGGTGGAGCTGGGCGCGGCGCAGGGGCCGGTTTCACTGACGGTGGCCTGGCAGCGCCCGGATGTGCGGGTGGTGGCGGTGGAGCGTCAGCCCGACCTTGCTCGCCTCCTACGTCGGAATGTGGCGGAGAACGGGCTTGAAAATGTGGTGGTGATCGAGGGCGATCTTCGCCAGCGTAAAGCACTCTTCACCCCCCAGTCGGCCGCTCTGGTGCTCGCCAACCCGCCCTACTACCCGCAGGGCTCTCGCCGCCCCAGTGAGAACGCGCAAAAGGCCCAGGCCCACCACGAGCTTCACGGCACGCTGGGGGATTTTGTGCGCGCGGCGGCCTACCTGCTCCAGCCCCGGGGCTGGCTGCAACTGATCGCTCCGCCGGTGCGCCACCTCGACGTGGTGGCCGCCGCTGGCGAGACCGATCTTCGCCTGGCGCAGATGCGCCACTACCACGATCGTGCCGATCGTCCGGCCTACCTCAGCGAGTATCGATTTCGACGCCCCTCGGCGCCGGACTTAAAGATTCGCCCGCCGCTGATGATCCGCGACGCCGAGGGCCACTACAGCCCTGAGGTGCGCCGACGGCTGGGGATGGATCCGGCATGA
- a CDS encoding sigma-70 family RNA polymerase sigma factor: MTHTSEATRTREENTPLPTNTRDLICRFQKLVFKIAHKVHQNTGGVLSMEDLVSWGYTGLLTAYKRFDPTINDRFVTFAYYRIRGAMYDACRQHAQVIGEQSTYEQAANEVMSAYAHVVHLSTQERSIEERLGMLGDIAGNLNVVYVLSQPPQQALRGQATPELSTLEHDQFVAGMRELVEGLNERTRALIEGYYFDQRTLSELSRELDCSVSWASRMHTRALRELREAIENDPHFEDLADAPCP, translated from the coding sequence ATGACGCATACGAGCGAGGCGACACGCACCCGCGAGGAGAACACTCCTCTGCCCACCAACACCCGGGACCTGATCTGCCGCTTTCAGAAGCTCGTGTTCAAGATCGCCCACAAGGTTCATCAGAACACCGGCGGAGTCCTCAGCATGGAGGATCTGGTCAGCTGGGGCTACACCGGGCTTCTGACGGCGTATAAACGCTTCGACCCCACGATCAACGACCGCTTCGTGACCTTCGCCTATTATCGCATCCGCGGGGCCATGTACGACGCCTGCCGACAGCACGCTCAGGTCATCGGGGAGCAGAGCACCTATGAGCAGGCGGCCAACGAGGTGATGAGCGCCTACGCCCACGTGGTGCACTTAAGCACCCAGGAGCGCTCCATCGAAGAGCGCCTGGGGATGCTCGGAGACATCGCCGGCAACCTCAACGTGGTGTACGTGCTCAGTCAGCCTCCCCAGCAGGCGCTTCGCGGCCAGGCCACCCCGGAGTTAAGCACGTTGGAGCACGATCAGTTCGTGGCCGGCATGCGGGAGCTGGTCGAGGGGCTCAACGAGCGCACCCGCGCGCTGATCGAGGGCTACTACTTTGATCAGCGCACCCTCTCCGAGCTCTCCCGGGAGCTGGACTGCTCCGTCTCCTGGGCCTCGCGCATGCACACCCGCGCGCTGCGGGAGCTACGCGAGGCCATCGAAAACGATCCCCACTTTGAAGACCTCGCCGACGCCCCCTGCCCTTGA
- a CDS encoding sigma-70 family RNA polymerase sigma factor: MEDQELQLVERAQQGDREAFKELVEAYQRKVYGICIGMLKNPDDSMDVSQEVFIKVYRYLEKFNRQSSFYTWLYRITVNMCIDFLRKKKRVQEVDYDDGILRGSDEVEGDEHILPSRLGLNPDRVYGRKELRQKMLEALETLSEKHRTILILREVEGLSYEEIADVLNISKGTVMSRLYHARRYFQAAVENYVGDELKVS, encoded by the coding sequence GTGGAAGATCAGGAACTCCAACTTGTGGAGCGCGCCCAACAGGGCGATCGCGAGGCGTTTAAGGAGCTCGTCGAGGCCTATCAGCGCAAGGTCTACGGCATCTGCATCGGCATGCTCAAAAATCCCGATGACAGCATGGATGTCAGCCAAGAGGTCTTCATCAAGGTCTATCGCTACCTTGAGAAGTTCAATCGGCAGTCGAGCTTTTACACCTGGCTCTACCGAATCACCGTCAACATGTGCATCGACTTTCTGCGCAAGAAGAAGCGGGTGCAGGAGGTCGATTATGACGACGGCATCCTGCGCGGCAGCGATGAGGTCGAGGGCGATGAGCACATCCTGCCCTCTCGCCTGGGGCTGAACCCGGATCGGGTCTACGGACGCAAGGAGTTGCGCCAGAAGATGCTCGAGGCGCTGGAGACTCTTTCGGAAAAACACCGCACGATCCTGATCCTGCGCGAGGTCGAGGGGTTGAGCTACGAGGAGATCGCCGACGTGCTCAACATCTCCAAAGGCACGGTGATGAGCCGCCTCTACCACGCGCGTCGTTACTTTCAGGCCGCCGTGGAAAACTACGTGGGTGACGAGCTCAAGGTCAGCTAA
- a CDS encoding FHA domain-containing protein → MTDQNRKTLRSFYCRDYLWELFEQMAQELGCSMDYLINESMRQYARNRDYAVGEPQEAAYAAAPQAPGFGAGNSPGLGAPPQTGGERFNVGGYGGGQGMDHRTFDRVPAVGSAPRPPQAPPQPPSFPQRPAGGPPPPPPRPNAGGGWPQQEPPQAPRPPQAPSQPSFGAEPAFGGSAQVPVFLSFNNNRYTIDKEKFVIGRGSQQTDLTIRDGNISRKHCMVIHRNGAYYIKDMGSTNGVEFRGNRIESKKIEEGDVFYLCDYELRFSFRG, encoded by the coding sequence ATGACCGATCAAAATCGCAAGACGCTTCGCAGCTTCTATTGCCGCGACTACCTCTGGGAACTCTTTGAGCAAATGGCCCAGGAGCTGGGCTGCTCGATGGACTATCTGATCAACGAGTCGATGCGTCAGTACGCGCGCAATCGCGACTACGCCGTGGGTGAGCCCCAGGAGGCCGCCTACGCTGCCGCCCCGCAGGCGCCGGGCTTTGGCGCGGGCAACTCGCCAGGGCTGGGCGCGCCGCCGCAGACCGGCGGCGAACGCTTCAATGTGGGCGGCTACGGCGGTGGACAGGGCATGGATCATCGCACCTTTGATCGGGTGCCGGCCGTCGGCAGCGCGCCGCGTCCCCCGCAGGCGCCGCCCCAGCCGCCCTCGTTCCCACAGCGTCCGGCCGGCGGACCGCCTCCCCCTCCCCCGCGTCCCAACGCCGGAGGTGGCTGGCCCCAGCAGGAGCCTCCCCAGGCCCCACGTCCCCCGCAGGCGCCGTCGCAACCGTCCTTTGGCGCGGAGCCGGCCTTCGGGGGCAGCGCGCAAGTCCCGGTCTTTTTGAGTTTTAACAACAACCGCTACACGATCGACAAAGAGAAGTTTGTCATCGGGCGCGGCAGCCAGCAGACCGATCTGACGATCCGCGATGGCAACATCTCGCGTAAGCATTGCATGGTCATCCACCGCAACGGCGCCTATTACATCAAAGATATGGGCTCGACCAACGGGGTGGAGTTCCGCGGCAACCGCATCGAGTCCAAGAAGATCGAAGAAGGCGACGTCTTCTACCTGTGTGACTACGAGCTGCGCTTCTCCTTTCGCGGCTGA
- a CDS encoding MBL fold metallo-hydrolase: protein MYQIEELGPELYRIALTRSLELSPEALRQPTNVYLCGPAPWALINAGHPALHAEDLSQALSECGVRSDQIDRIIATSWDVSAIGGARNFPQAEVFALSPDMLAPRDLEMITERRRAALKTRATELAAVIEGFDAPAVHAWIERYYPRMTRSLNVVPLRQGMRVRAGRLELQVHDTAGVTPGHMALFDEASATLFSGDIALSGLPSRQSDPATYATSIERLAGLNPTLALPNFGRPFERARWTLVRASRFLNNTLSSAASALFNGPTIIEFIERDRGYELQEPVELLWSFELFKALFDELVRTRTIQAEGQGVTRRYGVDVEDPRAEARTPASNPSSSNPG, encoded by the coding sequence ATGTACCAGATTGAAGAGCTCGGTCCTGAGCTCTACCGCATCGCGCTCACCCGCAGCCTGGAGCTCAGCCCCGAGGCGCTTCGTCAGCCGACCAACGTGTACCTGTGTGGTCCGGCGCCCTGGGCGCTGATCAACGCCGGTCACCCTGCGCTGCACGCCGAAGATCTGAGCCAGGCGCTCTCGGAGTGCGGAGTTCGCTCCGATCAGATCGACCGCATCATCGCGACCTCCTGGGATGTGAGCGCGATCGGCGGAGCGCGAAACTTCCCCCAGGCCGAGGTCTTCGCGCTGAGTCCCGACATGCTGGCCCCGCGCGATCTGGAGATGATCACCGAGCGGCGTCGGGCCGCGTTGAAGACCCGCGCCACCGAGCTGGCCGCGGTCATCGAGGGCTTCGATGCCCCGGCGGTCCACGCCTGGATCGAGCGTTACTACCCGCGCATGACCCGGAGCCTCAACGTGGTGCCCCTGCGCCAGGGGATGCGCGTGCGCGCCGGGCGCCTGGAGCTTCAGGTCCATGACACCGCCGGGGTAACTCCGGGGCATATGGCCCTCTTTGATGAGGCGTCGGCCACGCTCTTTTCCGGCGATATCGCCCTGAGCGGCCTTCCCTCGCGCCAGAGCGATCCGGCGACCTACGCCACCAGCATCGAGCGTCTGGCCGGGCTCAACCCCACACTCGCCCTCCCCAACTTCGGGCGCCCCTTTGAGCGGGCGCGCTGGACGCTGGTGCGAGCCTCGCGCTTTCTTAACAACACCCTCTCCAGCGCGGCGTCGGCGCTCTTTAATGGCCCGACGATCATCGAGTTCATTGAGCGCGATCGGGGCTACGAGCTTCAGGAGCCGGTGGAGCTTCTCTGGAGTTTTGAGCTCTTTAAGGCGCTCTTTGATGAGCTCGTGCGCACGCGCACCATTCAGGCCGAGGGCCAGGGCGTGACCCGTCGTTACGGAGTCGACGTGGAAGATCCGCGCGCCGAGGCGCGTACGCCGGCTTCAAACCCCTCGAGCTCAAACCCGGGGTAG